One genomic region from Gossypium hirsutum isolate 1008001.06 chromosome D13, Gossypium_hirsutum_v2.1, whole genome shotgun sequence encodes:
- the LOC121224991 gene encoding uncharacterized protein, producing MMKRGLIKQGSIEKPEGVRKFCEFHAGESHDIQECTEFRTMVQNLMDNKELDFYEEIKGLEEGEVYAAEEGSTGKAQKANHPVVIILKPMSRESRIQIAPKVIIQKPVSSPYKDSKKVHWNYDCNVTIPGEESLVNASGEDEGFYTRSGKCYDPANARVESGKGKALAVELGKAKADKIEPRFNQPVTENEAKEFLKFLKHSEYSVVEQLHKQPTRISVLELLLSSEVHHNALINVLNETYVASDISVNKLDRLVNNISADNFIFFNDDEIPPGGRGATKALHITARCGEYTLAGVLIDNGSALNVLPLSTLNRLPVDSSHMKSCQNIVRAFDGTKRKVMRRIEIPLLIGPNTYEVDFLVMDIKPSYNYLLETPWIHSAGAVPSSLHQKLKLVTKGRLVTIDAEEDIIASVTSDAPYLGTDDEVIECSFRSLEFVNATYVIEGKRIPMLSVSRATKVGLQMTVGKGAVLGRGLGRCLQRRIEAPMVKDKQDRFGLGFKPNARQRRKELEKRQERRKARLNGEEVDWEPMAFPHISRTFVSGGTMYSSLRNLRRKTTEEMLGNLNINAIFEEESEEGSTSGIYPFEPGSVLNNWTAEEMPEVFRAFPE from the coding sequence ATGATGAAAAGAGGTCTCATCAAGCAAGGTTCAATAGAAAAGCCTGAAGGAGTAAGGAAGTTTTGTGAGTTCCATGCAGGAGAAAGCCATGACATCCAAGAATGCACCGAGTTCAGAACCATGGTGCAAAACTTAATGGATAACAAAGAGTTGgatttttatgaagagattaaGGGACTAGAAGAAGGAGAGGTTTATGCTGCAGAAGAAGGATCTACGGGGAAAGCCCAAAAGGCTAATCACCCGGTGGTGATTATTTTAAAACCAATGAGCAGAGAATCTAGAATACAAATAGCACCaaaggtcataatccaaaaacctgtatccTCTccctacaaggatagcaaaaaggttcattggaattacgactgcaatgtaACAATCCCAGGAGAAGAAAGCTTGGTAAATGCTTCAGGAGAGGATGAAGGATTCTATACACGAAGTGGAAAATGCTATGATCCGGCAAACGCAAGAGTGGAATCTGGAAAAGGAAAAGCCTTAGCGGTTGAATTGGGAAAAGCAAAAGCAGACAAAATTGAGCCGCGTTTTAATCAGCCGGTAACTGAAAATGAGGCTaaagaatttctaaaattcttaaaacataGCGAGTACAGCGTGGTAGAACAATTACATAAGCAACCGACTCGTATCTCGGTGCTTGAATTGCTTTTAAGTTCAGAGGTACATCATAATGCTTTGATTaatgtgctaaatgaaacttatgtcgctAGCGATATCTCAGTGAATAAGTTAGACCGTTTGGTTAACAATATCAGTGCcgacaattttattttctttaatgatgatgaaataccgccggGGGGAAGAGGAGCCACCAAAGCATTACATATCACTGCTCGTTGCGGGGAGTATACGTTAGCGGGAGTGCtaattgataatggatcagcCTTGAATGTTTTACCCCTATCTACCTTAAATAGGTTACCGGTGGATAGTTcccacatgaaatcatgccagaATATAGTGAGGGCATTTGATGGTACCAAAAGAAAGGTGATGAGAAGAATAGAAATACCCCTATTGATTGGCCCGAATACATACGAAGTAGATTTcttagtgatggatatcaagccttcgTATAATTACTTGCTGGAAACACCATGGATTCATTCAGCAGGGGCGGTGCCTTCATCATTGCACCAGAAGTTAAAATTAGTGACAAAAGGCCGGTTAGTTACGATCGACGCTGAGGAAGACATTATTGCATCAGTAACCAGTGACGCACCATATTTGGGAACAGATGATGAGGTGAtcgaatgttcctttcgatccttAGAGTTCGTAAATGCGACCTATGTTATTGAGGGAAAGAGGATCCCAATGCTCAGCGTGTCTAGAGCCACGAAGGTGGGATTACAAATGACAGTTGGGAAAGGAGCTGTGCTTGGAAGAGGACTGGGAAGATGCCTTCAAAGAAGAATAGAGGCACCAATGGTGAAAGACAAACAGGACCGCtttggtttaggatttaaacCAAATGCTAGGCAAAGAAGGAAAGAGTTAGAGAAAAGACAAGAGAGGAGGAAGGCGCGTTTGAACGGAGAAGAAGTTGATTGGGAACCTATGGCTTTCCCCCACATATCTAGGACCTTCGTATCGGGAGGAACCATGTATTCTAGTCTGAGGAATCTAAGAAGGAAGACCACAGAGGAAATGTTAGGAAACCTGaacatcaatgccatatttgaAGAAGAATCTGAAGAAGGAAGTACATCAGGCATCTATCCCTTTGAACCTGGGAGtgttttaaacaattggactgcagaggAAATGCCTGAAGTTTTTAGAGCTtttccagagtaa